In a single window of the Nodularia sp. LEGE 06071 genome:
- a CDS encoding TIGR02450 family Trp-rich protein, which translates to MPKKQKFPHLVGSKWTTQTKIDGWRHFQVVNRKNQSKWVYAEMVAACDPSVRFWLNAKLLQDNSQWQAGWQSLQEFAALESEI; encoded by the coding sequence ATGCCTAAAAAACAAAAATTTCCTCACCTAGTTGGTTCTAAATGGACAACACAGACAAAAATAGACGGCTGGCGGCACTTCCAAGTGGTCAACCGGAAAAATCAGAGTAAGTGGGTGTATGCCGAAATGGTGGCTGCTTGTGACCCTAGTGTCCGCTTTTGGTTAAATGCTAAATTGTTACAAGATAACTCTCAGTGGCAAGCTGGCTGGCAATCGCTACAGGAATTTGCGGCACTAGAATCTGAAATATAA
- a CDS encoding DUF4142 domain-containing protein has protein sequence MNLWHGNLAKKFIHLMGIVGVITAIPIAGGGALPIAMTGYAQINQRAVAQTTPHISTTLGAKDSQNSLSGVDRLYLQEAAQAGMAEVEMAKLALEKSDNQNIKQYAQQMIQDHTPLNQELMQLAQQKGITLATNIGPKYQALKAQLSELSGKNFDQAYTNEAGINGHMENLVIHTRQLQLGQDPDLQAFAVKNLPIVDAHLQLVDMLLMPPTQP, from the coding sequence ATGAATTTATGGCATGGAAATTTGGCAAAAAAATTTATTCATCTGATGGGAATTGTGGGAGTTATTACTGCGATACCGATCGCCGGAGGCGGGGCTTTGCCCATCGCGATGACTGGCTATGCTCAAATTAATCAAAGGGCAGTCGCACAAACGACACCCCATATATCGACAACTTTGGGAGCTAAGGACTCACAAAATAGCCTGAGTGGGGTTGACAGATTATATCTGCAAGAAGCCGCGCAAGCGGGAATGGCAGAAGTGGAAATGGCAAAACTGGCACTAGAAAAGTCAGACAACCAAAACATCAAACAATATGCCCAGCAAATGATTCAGGATCATACGCCTTTGAATCAGGAATTAATGCAATTGGCTCAACAAAAGGGAATTACTCTAGCAACCAATATTGGCCCCAAATATCAAGCCTTAAAAGCTCAACTATCAGAACTTTCTGGCAAAAATTTTGACCAAGCATATACAAATGAAGCTGGGATTAACGGACACATGGAAAATTTAGTTATCCATACTCGTCAGTTACAGCTAGGTCAAGACCCTGACTTGCAAGCTTTTGCTGTGAAAAATCTCCCCATTGTAGATGCACACTTGCAATTGGTTGATATGCTGTTAATGCCACCCACTCAGCCATAA
- a CDS encoding Txe/YoeB family addiction module toxin translates to MTSKKILGLIKYIQRDAFSGIGKPEALKYKLQGYWSRRISDEHRLVYKVEANLLIILSCKYHYD, encoded by the coding sequence ATAACTTCTAAAAAAATATTGGGATTAATTAAATATATACAAAGAGATGCTTTTTCAGGAATAGGCAAGCCAGAAGCTTTGAAATATAAACTACAAGGTTACTGGTCAAGGCGTATTTCAGATGAACATCGATTAGTTTACAAAGTAGAAGCAAATTTATTAATTATTTTGTCCTGTAAATATCATTATGACTAA
- a CDS encoding DUF3318 domain-containing protein, translating into MTSYATSFAKAEMSELRRLKGLLPPELQSWVTVEGTTEVNPPMIRCEEIGKDQVEIQIDLVKWDALAMDQRNLLFWHEVARIQNDTIPKDGWEMAALAIGLGGAVGELWVQDGLLLVLALALCGVSGWRLYQKNNGEKQIRELLVADEKAIALATRFGYSLPNAYKSLGSALKTMIDNTPSKRQRSRYEARLSALKRSANKAKAKSRTTDETGL; encoded by the coding sequence ATGACATCCTATGCAACCTCCTTTGCCAAGGCGGAAATGAGTGAACTCCGGCGGTTAAAAGGCTTATTACCGCCAGAATTGCAGAGCTGGGTCACGGTTGAAGGTACGACCGAGGTTAATCCACCTATGATCCGTTGCGAAGAAATTGGTAAAGACCAAGTAGAAATTCAAATTGACTTGGTGAAATGGGATGCTCTGGCAATGGATCAGCGTAATCTGCTGTTCTGGCATGAAGTTGCTCGCATTCAAAATGATACTATTCCCAAAGATGGCTGGGAAATGGCAGCATTGGCCATTGGTTTAGGTGGTGCTGTCGGCGAATTGTGGGTACAGGATGGATTATTGCTGGTATTAGCTTTGGCTTTATGTGGTGTTTCTGGTTGGCGATTGTATCAAAAGAATAATGGAGAAAAGCAAATCAGAGAATTGCTAGTGGCTGATGAGAAAGCGATCGCTCTCGCAACTCGCTTTGGTTATAGTCTCCCTAACGCCTATAAGAGTCTGGGTAGTGCCTTAAAAACTATGATTGATAATACACCTAGCAAACGCCAACGGTCTCGCTACGAAGCACGACTTTCTGCCCTGAAACGCAGTGCCAACAAAGCCAAAGCTAAATCTAGAACTACAGATGAAACTGGACTGTAG
- a CDS encoding saccharopine dehydrogenase family protein: protein MTDRILILGGRGRIGSNVAADLATHTQAQITITGRSPETSSSVSLSLGKNVEFLVLDLAEVDKLRKAIANSNLVIHCAGPFHYRDANVLKICIEQGVNYIDVSDHRSYTNKALNYHEQAVAAGVTAIINTGIFPGISNSMARQCVEQFDQPEKIHLSYLVSGSGGAGITVMRTTFLGLQYPFEAWIDNKWQKIQPYSQREVVDFPSPYGRSGVYWFDMPETFTMPHAFPSVKTVVTKFGSIPDFYNHLTWMTAHIFPKWLMQRRYMIEFLSRVSHLMTDFTNNFSGIGVAVRSEVIGKKNGEIAVYCSTLVHENTAVAAGCGTGSIAQLLLENKLKKPGVSPVEEALPTDLFIQAMQNRVIQINYNWCDTPPAEK from the coding sequence ATGACAGACCGCATTTTGATACTTGGTGGAAGAGGGCGGATCGGTAGCAATGTTGCAGCGGATTTAGCCACCCACACACAGGCACAAATTACCATTACAGGACGTTCGCCAGAGACATCAAGCAGCGTCAGCTTGTCTTTGGGGAAGAATGTGGAGTTTTTGGTGTTGGACTTGGCAGAAGTGGATAAATTGAGAAAAGCGATCGCTAATTCCAATTTAGTTATCCATTGTGCCGGGCCATTTCACTACCGAGATGCTAATGTTCTCAAAATTTGTATCGAACAAGGCGTTAACTACATAGATGTCAGTGACCATCGTTCTTATACTAACAAGGCTCTAAATTATCACGAACAAGCTGTTGCTGCTGGCGTGACAGCAATTATTAATACTGGAATTTTCCCCGGAATTTCTAACAGCATGGCGCGTCAGTGTGTCGAACAATTTGATCAGCCAGAAAAAATACATTTAAGTTATTTAGTCTCTGGTTCTGGTGGTGCGGGAATTACAGTGATGCGGACAACTTTTTTAGGACTGCAATATCCTTTTGAAGCTTGGATAGATAACAAATGGCAAAAAATCCAGCCTTATAGTCAAAGAGAAGTCGTTGATTTTCCCTCTCCCTATGGACGCAGTGGCGTTTACTGGTTTGATATGCCAGAAACCTTTACTATGCCCCACGCCTTTCCATCAGTTAAAACTGTAGTTACCAAATTTGGTTCTATTCCTGACTTTTATAATCACCTCACTTGGATGACCGCGCATATATTTCCTAAATGGTTAATGCAGCGTCGTTACATGATTGAATTTTTGTCGCGCGTCAGTCATTTGATGACAGATTTCACCAATAATTTCAGTGGAATTGGGGTAGCGGTGCGTTCAGAAGTTATAGGTAAAAAAAATGGTGAAATAGCCGTTTATTGTTCCACTCTAGTGCATGAAAATACAGCCGTAGCTGCTGGCTGTGGGACAGGTAGCATTGCCCAACTTTTATTAGAGAACAAACTGAAAAAACCAGGTGTTTCACCTGTGGAAGAAGCACTACCAACAGATTTATTTATCCAAGCCATGCAAAACCGAGTGATTCAGATAAATTACAATTGGTGTGACACTCCCCCCGCGGAAAAATGA
- a CDS encoding DUF5331 domain-containing protein — protein sequence MAFFNSFTDSIRQKWLQFFQANREWITLHMTAESVYTPDGGKRPPSYLILGVVNALEPKLAQLMMPFSRLNPDADTLIEVLDLHFDPDIALGNRFIPPAEIAAAEEINHYESAVTVDENTEDEALAMSYSNGFEMDSDLQSLVVGEAQSSENDLGDEFSEGLGTEVDDFGEISFDAPTGSEGMLDDQMLDDLNTSDENAFRDVLSDVWSEETALHKREENNDLLGEELPSGVFDESEIARLFPNA from the coding sequence ATGGCTTTCTTTAATAGCTTTACAGATTCAATAAGACAGAAGTGGTTGCAATTCTTTCAGGCCAACCGGGAATGGATTACCCTGCACATGACAGCAGAGTCGGTTTACACTCCTGATGGCGGAAAACGACCACCTTCATACCTCATCCTGGGCGTTGTCAATGCGCTAGAACCAAAACTGGCACAGTTAATGATGCCCTTTTCCCGGCTGAATCCTGACGCTGATACCCTGATTGAAGTGCTGGATTTGCATTTTGACCCAGATATTGCTCTGGGTAACCGTTTTATTCCTCCAGCCGAAATAGCAGCAGCAGAAGAGATCAATCACTACGAGTCAGCTGTGACTGTGGATGAAAACACTGAAGATGAAGCTCTGGCTATGTCTTATTCCAATGGCTTTGAGATGGATTCTGATCTGCAAAGTCTAGTAGTCGGCGAAGCCCAGTCCAGCGAAAATGATCTGGGTGATGAGTTCAGTGAAGGACTAGGTACGGAAGTAGATGATTTTGGTGAGATTTCTTTTGATGCACCCACTGGGTCTGAAGGAATGCTGGATGATCAAATGCTAGATGATCTGAATACATCAGACGAGAACGCCTTTAGAGACGTATTGTCAGATGTCTGGAGTGAGGAAACAGCACTGCACAAGAGAGAAGAAAATAACGATTTATTAGGGGAAGAACTGCCATCAGGAGTTTTTGATGAATCAGAAATTGCCCGTCTCTTCCCCAATGCTTAA
- the bchL gene encoding ferredoxin:protochlorophyllide reductase (ATP-dependent) iron-sulfur ATP-binding protein, which produces MKLAVYGKGGIGKSTTSCNISVALAKRGKKVLQIGCDPKHDSTFTLTGFLIPTIIDTLQEKDYHYEDVWPEDVIYKGYGGVDCVEAGGPPAGAGCGGYVVGETVKLLKELNAFDEYDIILFDVLGDVVCGGFAAPLNYADYCMIVTDNGFDALFAANRIAASVREKARTHPLRLAGLIGNRTSKRDLIDKYIETVPMPVLEVLPLIEDIRVSRVKGKTLFEMAEQDPSLNYVCDYYLNIADQILARPEGVVPNDTPDRELFSLLSDFYLNPGKPQVPKSEEALDLMIV; this is translated from the coding sequence GTGAAACTAGCAGTTTACGGAAAAGGTGGTATTGGTAAATCCACAACTAGCTGTAATATATCCGTCGCCCTAGCCAAACGCGGCAAGAAAGTTCTGCAAATCGGTTGTGACCCCAAACACGACAGTACCTTTACTCTCACAGGGTTTTTGATTCCCACTATTATCGACACCCTCCAAGAAAAGGACTACCACTACGAAGATGTTTGGCCAGAAGATGTAATTTATAAAGGCTATGGCGGTGTAGATTGCGTAGAAGCCGGTGGACCACCAGCGGGTGCAGGATGTGGGGGCTACGTAGTAGGCGAAACCGTAAAATTACTGAAAGAACTCAACGCTTTTGATGAGTACGATATTATTTTGTTTGATGTGCTAGGTGACGTTGTTTGTGGTGGTTTCGCCGCCCCACTCAACTATGCTGATTATTGCATGATTGTGACTGACAATGGCTTTGATGCCTTGTTTGCAGCTAATCGGATTGCGGCATCAGTACGTGAAAAAGCCCGAACTCACCCACTGCGTTTAGCTGGTTTAATTGGCAACCGCACGTCCAAGCGGGACTTGATAGATAAATATATAGAAACTGTTCCTATGCCAGTTCTGGAAGTCTTACCTTTAATTGAAGACATCCGTGTTTCCCGTGTCAAGGGTAAAACTTTGTTTGAAATGGCAGAACAAGACCCTTCTCTGAACTACGTTTGCGATTATTACCTCAATATTGCTGACCAAATTCTGGCGCGTCCAGAGGGTGTGGTACCAAACGATACTCCAGACCGGGAATTATTCTCTTTGTTGTCTGATTTTTATCTAAATCCGGGTAAACCCCAGGTTCCTAAATCCGAAGAGGCACTAGACTTGATGATTGTATAA
- a CDS encoding glycosyltransferase family 4 protein — translation MRILIYSYNYYPEPIGIAPLMTELAEGLAKRGHQVRVITAMPNYPERQVYKDYQGKWYLNEYKNNVQIQRSYIWIRPQPKLLDRILFDASFVVTSFLPALCGWRPDVILSTSPSLPVCVPAALLGWLRACPVVLNLQDILPEAAIHVGLLKNKLLIKIFAALEKFAYHTASKISVIADGFVENLISKGVAPEKIEQIPNWVDVNFIRPSAKKNNPFRAAHNLNGKFVVLYSGNIGLTQGLETVVKAASELRHVPDIAFVIVGEAKGLQRLQKYCLNCGADNVLLLPLQPRKQLPEMLAAADVGLVVQKKNVVSFNMPSKIQLLLASGRALVASVPENGTAAKAVRQSGGGVIVSPEDSNALSAAILDLYKHPEKVKDLGVHSRHYAMEQYAFEQALNQYEDLFYSVIANRQGMESQVVTKQEV, via the coding sequence ATGCGTATTTTAATTTACTCCTATAACTACTATCCAGAACCAATTGGCATCGCCCCACTGATGACAGAATTAGCCGAGGGACTGGCCAAGCGTGGGCATCAAGTGCGCGTGATCACCGCTATGCCCAACTATCCTGAACGTCAAGTTTACAAGGATTACCAGGGTAAGTGGTATTTGAATGAATACAAAAACAATGTTCAAATCCAACGCAGTTATATATGGATTCGTCCACAACCCAAACTCTTAGATCGAATATTGTTCGATGCTAGTTTTGTGGTCACTAGTTTTTTACCTGCCCTGTGCGGCTGGCGACCAGATGTGATTCTCTCAACATCGCCATCACTACCTGTTTGTGTCCCCGCAGCCCTTTTAGGATGGTTACGCGCCTGTCCTGTGGTCTTAAATCTTCAAGATATTTTACCCGAAGCAGCGATTCATGTCGGACTGCTCAAAAATAAATTACTGATCAAAATATTTGCCGCATTAGAAAAATTTGCTTATCACACAGCCTCAAAAATTAGCGTGATTGCCGATGGATTTGTCGAAAATTTGATATCTAAGGGTGTAGCACCTGAGAAAATCGAGCAAATTCCTAACTGGGTTGATGTGAATTTTATTCGCCCCTCTGCCAAAAAAAATAATCCTTTTCGGGCGGCACATAATCTGAATGGCAAATTTGTCGTGCTATATTCTGGGAACATTGGACTGACACAAGGCTTAGAAACAGTTGTGAAAGCAGCTTCTGAATTGCGCCACGTTCCAGATATCGCCTTTGTGATTGTGGGTGAAGCTAAAGGTTTGCAGCGATTACAAAAGTATTGTTTAAACTGCGGCGCAGATAACGTCTTGCTGTTGCCACTTCAACCGCGCAAACAGTTGCCAGAAATGTTAGCAGCAGCAGATGTTGGTTTGGTAGTGCAGAAGAAAAATGTGGTGTCTTTCAATATGCCATCGAAAATTCAATTGCTACTTGCCAGTGGTCGGGCATTGGTTGCATCTGTACCCGAAAATGGCACAGCCGCAAAAGCTGTCAGACAAAGTGGTGGGGGAGTTATTGTGAGTCCAGAAGACTCTAATGCTTTATCAGCAGCTATTTTAGACTTGTACAAGCACCCCGAAAAAGTCAAAGATTTAGGTGTTCATAGTCGTCATTATGCTATGGAGCAGTATGCCTTTGAGCAAGCCTTAAATCAATATGAAGATTTATTTTATTCAGTGATCGCAAATCGTCAAGGAATGGAGTCTCAAGTAGTGACAAAGCAGGAAGTATGA
- a CDS encoding 7-carboxy-7-deazaguanine synthase QueE: protein MTVKTTVQPTARLIEVFSAIQGEGLNVGTRQLFIRFAFCDLRCHFCDSAHTWDAPATCRIERSPGLRDFEIHSNPVPLPILIQWVERQNLPCLHDSISLTGGEPLLHAAFLKEFLPQVRSLTNLPIYLESGGHRPEQLAMILPYLDSVGMDLKLPSVSGESLWQEHTNFLQLCLEARLEVFVKIIISDHTDPAELERAAVMVADISPDIPVFLQPVTPLPASQQLTETPVLAPAPEQVLMWQALMKQFVPQVRVIPQTHKMLNQL from the coding sequence ATGACTGTTAAAACTACGGTTCAACCTACAGCACGCCTGATTGAGGTCTTTTCTGCTATTCAAGGGGAAGGACTGAATGTCGGGACACGTCAACTTTTTATTCGTTTCGCCTTTTGTGACTTGCGCTGCCACTTTTGCGATAGCGCCCACACTTGGGATGCACCGGCTACTTGTCGGATAGAGCGATCGCCTGGATTGCGCGACTTTGAAATCCACTCTAATCCTGTCCCACTACCCATCTTAATCCAATGGGTTGAAAGGCAAAATCTACCTTGTCTACACGATAGCATTAGCTTAACTGGCGGCGAACCCCTTCTTCATGCAGCTTTCTTAAAGGAATTTCTGCCCCAAGTGCGATCGCTTACCAACTTACCCATATATCTAGAATCCGGCGGACATCGCCCAGAACAGCTGGCAATGATTTTACCCTATCTCGACTCTGTGGGCATGGATTTAAAACTACCTAGTGTGAGTGGTGAAAGCCTCTGGCAAGAACATACAAACTTTTTACAATTATGTTTAGAAGCACGTTTAGAAGTTTTTGTCAAGATAATTATTTCTGACCATACAGATCCCGCCGAGTTGGAACGTGCAGCAGTAATGGTGGCAGATATCAGCCCAGATATCCCCGTTTTTTTACAACCTGTGACACCTTTACCAGCCTCTCAACAACTGACTGAAACACCTGTACTCGCACCTGCGCCCGAACAAGTCTTGATGTGGCAAGCTTTAATGAAGCAGTTTGTTCCACAGGTGCGAGTCATACCTCAAACTCATAAAATGTTAAATCAACTGTAA
- a CDS encoding PIN domain-containing protein, protein MILCDTNILIEFYKNDSRVIYELRCIGINQLAVSAITQAELYYGAINKLELGKIKKHLGLLHKIK, encoded by the coding sequence ATGATTTTATGTGATACAAATATTCTTATAGAGTTTTATAAGAATGACTCTAGGGTTATCTATGAGCTTCGTTGTATTGGGATAAATCAATTAGCTGTTAGTGCCATTACTCAAGCTGAATTATATTATGGTGCTATTAATAAGCTCGAATTGGGGAAAATTAAGAAACATTTAGGATTACTTCATAAGATAAAATAA
- a CDS encoding anti-sigma factor antagonist (This anti-anti-sigma factor, or anti-sigma factor antagonist, belongs to a family that includes characterized members SpoIIAA, RsbV, RsfA, and RsfB.) — protein MATKVQSFMTSQPIQEDFPVTSFQETVIVQVSARLSVLEAVSFKQTCQDLTQENTPPKQIIIDFHQTTFMDSSGLGSLVSNFKNAQEKGIALILRNVTPQVMAVLNLTGLDEVFPIESSSERSPRETNKPIDIQKSNSRKVEQLPTTHSSVASWMKRLIDIVGAIVGLVITGFLLIPIVVAIQIDDPGPIFFGQIRCGWMGKRFKIWKFRSMCVDAEAKKSQVKNQVQGAFFKNEKDPRVTRVGRFLRRTSLDELPQFWNVLKGDMSLVGTRPPTPDEVERYEVPEWQRLDVKPGMTGEWQVNGRSKVRCFEDVIRLDLEYQKNWSLLYDLKLICKTVAILFHKNSGAV, from the coding sequence ATGGCAACGAAAGTGCAGAGCTTCATGACTAGCCAACCCATACAGGAAGACTTTCCAGTCACTTCCTTCCAGGAAACTGTAATAGTACAGGTATCAGCCCGCTTAAGCGTGCTTGAGGCAGTAAGTTTTAAGCAGACCTGCCAAGATTTAACTCAAGAAAATACACCTCCCAAGCAAATTATTATTGATTTTCACCAAACTACTTTTATGGATAGTAGTGGTTTGGGTTCCCTGGTAAGTAATTTTAAAAATGCCCAGGAAAAAGGCATTGCCTTGATTTTGCGGAATGTTACCCCTCAAGTGATGGCAGTGCTAAACCTTACAGGATTAGATGAAGTTTTCCCTATTGAGTCTAGCAGCGAAAGGTCGCCAAGAGAAACTAACAAACCTATAGATATCCAAAAAAGTAATTCTCGCAAAGTAGAGCAACTACCAACCACTCATTCCTCTGTAGCATCTTGGATGAAACGGTTGATAGACATTGTGGGCGCAATCGTAGGTTTGGTAATTACAGGATTTTTATTGATTCCCATTGTGGTGGCTATCCAAATTGATGATCCTGGTCCCATTTTCTTTGGTCAAATTCGCTGTGGTTGGATGGGAAAACGGTTTAAGATTTGGAAATTTCGTTCTATGTGTGTCGATGCAGAAGCGAAAAAATCCCAAGTAAAAAATCAAGTCCAAGGTGCTTTTTTCAAGAACGAAAAAGATCCCAGAGTGACCAGGGTAGGGCGGTTTTTGCGCCGAACCAGCTTGGATGAATTACCACAATTTTGGAACGTCCTCAAAGGAGATATGAGCTTAGTGGGTACTAGACCACCCACCCCTGATGAAGTCGAACGCTATGAAGTACCGGAATGGCAACGTTTAGACGTTAAACCCGGTATGACTGGAGAATGGCAAGTCAATGGCCGGTCTAAGGTACGCTGTTTTGAAGATGTAATTCGCCTAGATTTGGAGTATCAAAAAAATTGGAGTTTACTATATGATTTGAAATTAATTTGCAAAACTGTAGCAATTCTATTTCATAAAAATAGTGGTGCTGTTTAG
- a CDS encoding ferredoxin:protochlorophyllide reductase (ATP-dependent) subunit N: protein MTVAQQPEALNFECETGNYHTFCPISCVAWLYQKIEDSFFLVIGTKTCGYFLQNAMGVMIFAEPRYAMAELEEGDISAQLNDYEELKRLCLQIKRDRNPSVIVWIGTCTTEIIKTDLEGLAPKLESDIGIPIVVARANGLDYAFTQGEDTVLAAMAHRCPTHAPAAETETEKSDRNAIQKLLNFGKKKEEVIKDESEYVDHPPLVLFGSLPDPVVTQLTLELKKQGIRVSGWLPAKRFTELPVIEEGYYVAGVNPFLSRTATTLMRRRKCKLIGAPFPIGPDGTRAWVEKICSVFGITPKGLDEREAQIWESVEDYVKLIRGKSVFFMGDNLLEISQARFLVRCGMTVQEIGIPYMDKRYQAAELALLEKTCQEMGVPLPRIVEKPDNYNQLQRIYASKPDLVITGMAHANPLEARGINTKWSVEFTFAQIHGFTNTRDILELVTRPLRRNNNLQDMGWDKLVKEEAKI, encoded by the coding sequence ATGACTGTCGCTCAACAACCAGAAGCTTTAAACTTTGAGTGTGAAACTGGGAATTACCACACCTTCTGCCCAATCAGCTGTGTAGCGTGGTTATACCAAAAAATCGAAGATAGCTTCTTTTTGGTAATTGGTACGAAGACTTGTGGGTATTTCCTGCAAAACGCGATGGGGGTAATGATTTTTGCTGAACCTCGCTATGCAATGGCAGAGTTGGAAGAGGGAGATATTTCGGCACAGCTGAATGATTATGAAGAGTTGAAGCGGTTGTGTTTGCAAATTAAACGCGATCGCAACCCTAGTGTGATTGTCTGGATTGGTACTTGCACTACAGAAATTATTAAAACTGATTTGGAAGGTCTAGCACCGAAGTTAGAATCAGATATTGGGATTCCTATCGTTGTCGCCCGTGCAAATGGTCTAGATTACGCCTTTACCCAGGGGGAAGACACTGTGTTGGCTGCAATGGCTCATCGTTGTCCTACTCATGCTCCGGCGGCGGAAACAGAAACGGAAAAGAGCGATCGCAATGCTATTCAAAAGCTGCTGAATTTCGGCAAAAAGAAAGAAGAAGTTATCAAAGATGAATCTGAGTATGTGGATCATCCACCTCTAGTTCTCTTCGGTTCTCTTCCTGATCCTGTTGTGACACAGTTAACTTTAGAACTGAAGAAACAAGGAATTAGAGTTTCCGGCTGGCTACCTGCAAAGCGCTTCACTGAATTGCCAGTCATTGAAGAAGGGTATTATGTCGCTGGTGTCAATCCTTTCCTCAGTCGGACTGCGACTACTTTAATGCGTCGCCGCAAGTGTAAACTGATTGGCGCACCTTTCCCCATTGGCCCTGATGGGACTCGCGCCTGGGTAGAGAAAATCTGCTCTGTGTTCGGTATTACTCCCAAAGGTTTGGATGAGCGTGAGGCGCAAATTTGGGAAAGTGTGGAAGATTACGTCAAACTGATTCGCGGTAAGTCTGTCTTCTTCATGGGTGATAACTTGCTGGAAATCTCCCAAGCGCGGTTCTTGGTACGCTGTGGGATGACAGTTCAAGAAATCGGCATTCCCTACATGGATAAGCGCTATCAAGCTGCTGAGTTGGCGCTGTTAGAAAAGACTTGTCAGGAGATGGGTGTACCTCTACCCAGAATTGTGGAGAAGCCGGATAATTACAATCAACTGCAACGGATTTATGCATCGAAGCCAGATTTGGTAATTACTGGTATGGCTCATGCTAATCCATTGGAAGCACGCGGTATTAATACGAAGTGGTCTGTGGAGTTCACTTTTGCTCAAATTCACGGTTTTACTAATACCCGTGACATTCTGGAATTGGTGACTCGTCCGTTACGTCGGAATAATAATTTGCAGGATATGGGTTGGGATAAGTTGGTGAAGGAAGAAGCGAAGATTTAA
- the rsfS gene encoding ribosome silencing factor, with translation MSDYFQGNFPLQSVSEIKNALRGLEAKTKEVSDYLALTVAEAASDRKADDILVLRVADVSYLADYFVIMTGYSRVQVRAIAESIEAKVQIDWQRRPFQTEGKADGSWVLLDYGEVIVHIMMPTEREFYNLEAFWVHAERISLANSDEGGGKPK, from the coding sequence ATGTCTGATTATTTCCAAGGAAATTTCCCATTACAGTCTGTCTCGGAGATCAAAAATGCACTCAGAGGACTAGAGGCTAAAACCAAAGAGGTGAGTGATTATTTAGCTTTGACTGTAGCCGAAGCAGCTTCAGACCGCAAAGCGGATGACATCTTAGTGCTGAGGGTAGCAGATGTATCTTATCTGGCAGATTACTTTGTGATCATGACCGGCTACTCTAGGGTGCAAGTCAGGGCGATCGCCGAATCAATTGAAGCTAAGGTACAAATAGATTGGCAACGACGACCCTTTCAAACCGAAGGAAAAGCCGATGGTAGTTGGGTACTGCTAGATTATGGCGAAGTGATTGTTCACATCATGATGCCAACAGAAAGAGAATTTTATAATTTAGAAGCATTCTGGGTTCATGCAGAACGCATTTCTCTGGCAAATTCTGATGAGGGCGGGGGTAAGCCAAAATGA